A window of Dehalobacter sp. contains these coding sequences:
- a CDS encoding histidine kinase produces MSRVHDVVIYFEEESKTPDCKALAVIFSLKKIANIIELYPKDIGSNDKSAEIIKEEGLRIRFSTERNLEKIREFFFESISMKDFEWGTSDH; encoded by the coding sequence ATGAGCCGCGTTCATGATGTCGTCATCTATTTTGAAGAGGAAAGCAAGACACCGGATTGTAAAGCGTTAGCCGTGATTTTCAGCTTGAAAAAGATTGCAAACATCATTGAGCTTTATCCGAAAGATATCGGCAGCAATGATAAGAGCGCAGAAATCATCAAGGAAGAAGGGTTAAGGATCCGATTTTCTACGGAACGCAATCTTGAAAAGATCCGGGAATTCTTCTTTGAAAGCATCTCCATGAAAGATTTCGAATGGGGGACTTCAGACCACTAG